A genomic region of Kribbella sp. NBC_00382 contains the following coding sequences:
- a CDS encoding NAD(P)-dependent alcohol dehydrogenase produces the protein MRAVVRDSYGTADVLRVAEVPKPTPKAGEVLVQVEAAGLDRGAWHLMTGKPYLLRLVFGVRRPKNPVLGRELAGRVVALGEGVTKFAEGDEVFGIGEGAFAQYAVARADKLALKPAGLGFAEAAVVGISGTTALQALRDAGKVQAGQKVLITGASGGVGTFAVQLAKAFGAEVTGTASTPKLALVQKLGADHVLDYTHEDFADGTRQFDLIIDMAGTPTIKRLRRALTATGTAVIAGGEGGDALSGGTDRQLRAQLLSLFVRQRLTGLLAKENAADLKVLAELIDAGKVLPSIDSVVPLEGVPQAIVDLVDGLVSGKIAVDVS, from the coding sequence ATGCGCGCAGTCGTGCGGGACAGCTACGGAACAGCCGACGTCCTGCGAGTCGCCGAGGTCCCGAAGCCCACGCCAAAGGCAGGTGAGGTGCTGGTGCAGGTCGAGGCGGCCGGGCTCGACCGCGGCGCCTGGCACCTGATGACCGGCAAGCCGTACCTCCTCCGTCTCGTCTTCGGCGTACGCCGGCCGAAGAACCCCGTGCTCGGGCGGGAGCTCGCGGGTCGCGTTGTCGCCCTCGGCGAAGGGGTGACCAAGTTCGCCGAGGGCGACGAGGTGTTCGGCATCGGGGAGGGCGCCTTCGCCCAGTACGCCGTCGCGCGTGCCGACAAGCTGGCCTTGAAGCCGGCCGGTCTCGGCTTCGCGGAAGCCGCCGTGGTCGGGATCTCCGGGACCACCGCCCTGCAGGCGCTCCGCGATGCAGGCAAGGTCCAAGCCGGCCAGAAGGTGTTGATCACCGGCGCATCCGGAGGCGTCGGTACCTTCGCAGTCCAGCTCGCCAAGGCCTTCGGCGCCGAAGTCACCGGCACCGCCAGTACTCCGAAACTCGCGCTGGTCCAGAAGCTCGGGGCCGACCATGTCCTCGACTACACCCACGAGGACTTCGCCGACGGCACTCGCCAGTTCGACCTGATCATCGACATGGCCGGCACCCCGACGATCAAGCGACTGCGCCGGGCACTCACCGCGACCGGGACCGCCGTCATCGCAGGAGGCGAGGGTGGCGATGCCCTTTCCGGCGGGACCGATCGGCAGCTCCGGGCGCAACTGCTGTCGCTGTTCGTCCGGCAACGGCTGACCGGCCTGCTGGCGAAAGAGAATGCCGCCGATCTCAAGGTCCTCGCGGAGCTGATCGACGCGGGCAAGGTGCTGCCGAGTATCGACAGTGTGGTCCCGCTCGAGGGCGTTCCGCAGGCCATCGTCGATCTGGTCGACGGTCTGGTCAGCGGCAAGATCGCCGTCGACGTCTCCTGA
- a CDS encoding alpha/beta fold hydrolase yields MPEPVTHTLAVPGAILTYDVRGDLADREQPVLLMVGCPMGAGGFPTLASHFTDRTVVTYDPRGVERSTRTDGSGELSPNDHAGDLAALIEALDAGPVDLFASSGGAVNSLGLLAQRPDLVNTLVAHEPPLAAVIPDSEAALKACEDISETYQRDGMGPAMAKFIAIVGFEGEIPADYTEQPAPDPAMFGLPAEDDGSRDDALLGQNLRGCTSYQPDFDALGGATGKLVVGIGEESANQLAARGGKAVAERLGLTPAVFPSNHGGFLGDEYGMPGKPAEFAARLREVLAR; encoded by the coding sequence ATGCCGGAACCCGTCACCCACACGCTCGCCGTACCGGGCGCGATTCTCACCTACGACGTCCGCGGCGACCTCGCCGATCGCGAGCAGCCGGTACTGCTGATGGTCGGCTGTCCGATGGGCGCGGGCGGCTTCCCGACGCTGGCATCGCACTTCACCGACCGGACCGTGGTGACGTACGACCCGCGCGGCGTCGAGCGCAGTACCCGGACCGACGGCTCCGGCGAGCTCTCCCCGAACGACCACGCCGGCGACCTCGCAGCCCTGATCGAGGCCCTCGATGCCGGACCGGTCGACCTGTTCGCGAGCAGCGGCGGAGCGGTCAACTCGCTCGGCCTGCTGGCCCAGCGTCCCGACCTGGTCAACACGCTGGTCGCGCACGAACCCCCGCTGGCCGCGGTCATCCCGGACAGCGAGGCGGCGCTCAAAGCCTGCGAGGACATCTCCGAGACCTACCAGCGCGACGGCATGGGGCCGGCGATGGCGAAGTTCATCGCGATCGTCGGCTTCGAGGGCGAGATCCCGGCTGACTACACCGAGCAGCCCGCGCCCGACCCGGCGATGTTCGGGCTGCCGGCCGAGGACGACGGCTCCCGCGACGACGCGTTGCTCGGGCAGAACCTGCGCGGCTGTACGTCGTACCAGCCGGACTTCGACGCGCTCGGCGGCGCCACCGGCAAACTGGTGGTCGGAATCGGCGAGGAGTCGGCCAACCAGCTCGCGGCACGCGGCGGGAAGGCGGTTGCCGAGCGGCTCGGACTGACCCCGGCGGTGTTCCCGAGCAACCACGGCGGCTTCCTCGGCGACGAGTACGGAATGCCCGGCAAACCGGCCGAGTTCGCGGCGCGGCTGCGCGAAGTACTGGCCCGCTGA
- the purB gene encoding adenylosuccinate lyase: MGYVPTTGKPRIPNVLAARYASPSMAQLWSPEYKIVLERQLWLAVLGAQKEFGVDVPDGVIEDYRRVIDQVDLESIAARERVTRHDVKARIEEFNALAGHEHVHKGMTSRDLTENVEQLQIRAGLELVRDRAVATVVQLGQKAADHAALVMTGRSHNVAAQATTLGKRFASAADELLVAIARLEDLIDRYPLRGIKGPVGTSQDMLDLFNGQEKLLAGLESEVAQHLGFRRVLTSVGQVYPRSLDYDVVSALVQLAAGPSSLATTIRLMAGHELVTEGFKEGQVGSSAMPHKMNTRSCERVNGLAVILRGYASMTGELAGNQWNEGDVFCSVVRRVALPDAFFALDGLFETFLTVLDEFGVYPAVVARELERYLPFLTTTKVLMAAVKNGVGRETAHEVIKEHAVAMALDLRKGTSENDLFHRLGTDGRLGLTEEQIVGIVGEPLSFTGAAVAQVNAVVASIDTLAKRYPEAAAYTPGDIL; this comes from the coding sequence ATGGGGTACGTGCCGACTACTGGTAAGCCCCGGATCCCGAACGTTCTTGCTGCGCGTTACGCCAGCCCGTCGATGGCGCAGCTGTGGTCGCCGGAGTACAAGATCGTGCTGGAGCGGCAGCTGTGGCTCGCGGTGCTGGGGGCGCAGAAGGAGTTCGGCGTCGATGTACCGGACGGGGTGATCGAGGACTACCGCAGAGTGATCGACCAGGTCGACCTGGAGTCGATCGCGGCGCGGGAGCGGGTCACCCGGCATGACGTGAAGGCGCGGATCGAGGAGTTCAACGCGCTGGCCGGGCACGAGCACGTGCACAAGGGCATGACGAGCCGGGACCTGACCGAGAACGTCGAGCAGCTGCAGATCCGGGCCGGCCTCGAGCTGGTCCGCGATCGCGCGGTGGCGACGGTCGTCCAGCTCGGCCAGAAGGCGGCCGACCACGCGGCGCTGGTGATGACCGGCCGCTCGCACAACGTCGCGGCCCAGGCGACCACGCTCGGCAAGCGGTTCGCCTCGGCGGCGGACGAGCTGCTGGTCGCGATCGCCCGGCTCGAGGACCTGATCGACCGGTACCCGCTGCGTGGCATCAAGGGCCCGGTCGGTACTTCGCAGGACATGCTCGACCTGTTCAACGGCCAGGAGAAGCTGCTCGCCGGGCTGGAGTCCGAGGTCGCGCAGCACCTGGGCTTCCGCCGGGTGCTGACCAGCGTCGGCCAGGTGTACCCGCGTTCGCTCGACTACGACGTCGTCTCGGCGCTCGTCCAGCTCGCCGCCGGGCCGTCCAGCCTGGCGACGACGATCCGGCTGATGGCCGGGCACGAGCTGGTTACCGAGGGCTTCAAGGAGGGCCAGGTCGGCTCGTCCGCGATGCCGCACAAGATGAACACGCGTTCCTGTGAGCGGGTCAACGGGCTGGCCGTCATCCTGCGCGGCTACGCGTCGATGACCGGCGAGCTGGCCGGCAACCAGTGGAACGAGGGCGACGTCTTCTGCTCCGTCGTACGCCGGGTCGCCCTGCCCGACGCGTTCTTCGCGCTGGACGGCTTGTTCGAGACGTTCCTGACCGTGCTGGACGAATTCGGGGTCTACCCGGCCGTCGTGGCCCGTGAGCTGGAGCGGTACCTGCCGTTCCTCACCACCACGAAGGTGCTGATGGCCGCGGTCAAGAACGGGGTCGGCCGGGAGACCGCGCACGAGGTGATCAAGGAGCACGCCGTCGCGATGGCGCTCGACCTGCGCAAGGGCACCTCGGAGAACGACCTGTTCCACCGGCTCGGCACGGACGGCCGGCTCGGGCTGACCGAGGAGCAGATCGTCGGCATCGTCGGCGAGCCGCTGTCGTTCACCGGAGCGGCCGTCGCGCAGGTCAACGCGGTCGTCGCCAGCATCGATACGCTGGCCAAGCGCTACCCCGAGGCCGCCGCCTACACGCCGGGTGACATCCTCTAG
- a CDS encoding TetR/AcrR family transcriptional regulator, which produces MPRSQGTAERPQLSRERVLRAAVAVADGGGLAGLTIRSLATQLDVKPMSVYYYVANKNEILDGIVDLVFGEIELPSPGGDWRAEISKRAHSARAVLRRHSWAIGLMESRTTPGPATLRHHDANLGTFRAAGFSVAMTAHAYALLDAFVYGFAVQEASLPFEGSEDAAEVAGAMMEQFSSGQYPHLTELATEHVLQPGYAFGDEFSFGLDLILDGLARSLAS; this is translated from the coding sequence ATGCCACGTTCACAGGGGACCGCGGAGCGCCCTCAACTCAGCCGCGAGCGGGTACTGCGAGCCGCCGTCGCGGTGGCCGACGGTGGCGGCCTGGCCGGGCTGACGATCCGGTCGCTGGCGACGCAGCTGGACGTCAAGCCGATGTCGGTCTACTACTACGTCGCGAACAAGAACGAGATCCTCGACGGGATCGTCGACCTGGTCTTCGGCGAGATCGAGTTGCCTTCTCCTGGTGGTGATTGGCGTGCGGAGATCAGCAAGCGCGCACACTCCGCCCGGGCGGTGCTGCGACGGCACTCGTGGGCGATCGGGCTGATGGAGTCGCGGACCACCCCCGGGCCGGCGACGTTGCGGCATCACGATGCCAACCTGGGCACTTTTCGCGCGGCGGGGTTCTCGGTGGCGATGACGGCGCACGCCTATGCGTTGCTCGACGCGTTTGTGTACGGCTTCGCAGTACAGGAGGCGTCGTTGCCGTTCGAGGGGTCCGAGGATGCCGCCGAGGTGGCCGGCGCGATGATGGAGCAGTTCAGCTCAGGGCAGTACCCGCACCTGACCGAGCTGGCGACGGAGCACGTCCTCCAGCCCGGTTACGCCTTCGGTGACGAGTTCAGCTTCGGTCTCGACCTGATCCTCGACGGACTTGCTAGGTCGTTGGCTAGCTGA
- a CDS encoding carbohydrate ABC transporter permease: MRQLTVGRVVTYAVLIVAALAVIFPVYYVIAGSVMSPGQISSYPPDLFPHGLFTGNYEGASSSGTPIGRQYLNSILQTSIITVAQLVTSVLAAYAFVFMKMWGRTVLFGLFLGTLMVPWESIVLPNYLTITGWSIGGERLTASYAGTMLALVLPFLANAFGVFLLRQSFLQFPTELRDAATIDGCGHWRFMRRILIPLNKPALMAVGLYVFLAAWNQFFWPLLIGDSASRRTLQIGISQLNDAEAADPGLILAGVTLSILPTLAIVIFGQRFIVRGLTAGAIR, from the coding sequence GTGAGGCAACTGACCGTCGGACGGGTGGTCACCTACGCCGTCCTGATCGTGGCCGCGCTCGCGGTGATCTTCCCGGTGTACTACGTGATCGCGGGCTCGGTCATGTCGCCCGGCCAGATCTCGTCGTACCCGCCGGACCTGTTCCCGCACGGGCTCTTCACCGGCAACTACGAGGGCGCCAGTTCGTCCGGTACGCCGATCGGCCGGCAGTACCTGAACTCGATCCTGCAGACCTCGATCATCACGGTGGCCCAACTCGTCACCAGCGTGCTCGCGGCGTACGCGTTCGTCTTCATGAAGATGTGGGGCCGGACCGTACTGTTCGGGCTCTTCCTCGGCACCCTGATGGTGCCGTGGGAGTCGATCGTGCTGCCGAACTACCTGACCATCACCGGCTGGTCGATCGGCGGCGAGCGGCTGACCGCGTCGTACGCCGGAACCATGCTGGCGCTGGTGCTGCCGTTCCTGGCGAACGCGTTCGGGGTGTTCCTGCTGCGGCAGTCGTTCCTGCAGTTCCCGACCGAGTTGCGCGACGCGGCCACCATCGACGGTTGCGGGCACTGGCGGTTCATGCGCCGGATCCTGATCCCGCTGAACAAGCCGGCCCTGATGGCGGTCGGGCTGTACGTCTTCCTGGCCGCCTGGAACCAGTTCTTCTGGCCGTTGCTGATCGGCGACTCCGCGTCGCGGCGCACGCTGCAGATCGGGATCAGCCAGCTCAACGACGCCGAGGCGGCCGACCCCGGCCTGATCCTGGCCGGCGTCACCTTGTCCATCCTTCCGACCCTGGCCATCGTGATCTTCGGCCAGCGTTTCATCGTCCGCGGCCTGACCGCGGGCGCGATCCGTTGA
- a CDS encoding ABC transporter substrate-binding protein, whose protein sequence is MRSVRQRRTAAALSLLAVLALVATGCGGSSDNGSSSSGGQEAPGADALDKASGVTKVTFWHGMKGANGEAVDKLVKAFNAANSGKIEVTAVYQGDYDETITKYKTSVQQGSTPSVVQIYDIGSRFMIDSKQTVPTQSFADKDGYSLSTIEPNIANYYSIDGKLNSMPFNTSMPLLYINKEAFVKAGLDPLKPPTNLDEIMEAAKKLTIKQGGKTVQYGFNAAIYGWFVEQLIAQSGTQYCDNDNGRKDLATQVNFADAEGVKVATWYQQMVKQGLMPNTGKKTDDAQAVFKSGTSAMHLESTGSLRGYLDAAKGKFTVLTAPFPKLSADSTGGPIIGGASLWVDGPGHSDAEKRASWEFVKFASSPEQQAAWHTGTGYFPINSKALDLPADKAWVAQYPQFTTAITQLHDTKPSNASSGCILGVMPQARKAAEDGLEKAVLGTDPAKAMKDAADSIKPQIDQYNKTVKK, encoded by the coding sequence ATGCGATCTGTTCGACAACGGCGTACGGCGGCCGCCCTCTCCCTGCTCGCCGTGCTCGCCCTGGTGGCGACCGGCTGCGGCGGCTCTTCCGACAACGGCTCTTCGAGCAGCGGTGGCCAGGAGGCGCCGGGCGCTGACGCGCTGGACAAGGCCAGCGGGGTCACCAAGGTGACGTTCTGGCACGGCATGAAGGGCGCCAACGGTGAGGCCGTCGACAAGCTGGTGAAGGCGTTCAACGCGGCCAACTCCGGCAAGATCGAGGTCACCGCGGTGTACCAGGGCGACTACGACGAGACGATCACGAAGTACAAGACGTCCGTCCAGCAGGGCAGCACGCCCTCTGTGGTGCAGATCTACGACATCGGCTCGCGGTTCATGATCGACTCCAAGCAGACCGTGCCGACGCAGAGCTTCGCCGACAAGGACGGCTACTCGCTCAGTACGATCGAGCCGAACATCGCGAACTACTACTCGATCGACGGCAAGCTCAACTCGATGCCGTTCAACACCTCGATGCCCTTGCTGTACATCAACAAGGAAGCCTTCGTGAAGGCCGGGCTCGACCCGCTGAAGCCGCCGACGAACCTCGACGAGATCATGGAAGCGGCCAAGAAGCTCACCATCAAGCAGGGTGGCAAGACCGTCCAGTACGGCTTCAACGCGGCGATCTACGGCTGGTTCGTCGAGCAGCTGATCGCGCAGTCCGGGACCCAGTACTGCGACAACGACAACGGCCGCAAGGACCTCGCGACGCAGGTGAACTTCGCCGACGCCGAGGGCGTGAAGGTCGCGACCTGGTACCAGCAGATGGTCAAGCAGGGCCTGATGCCGAACACCGGCAAGAAGACCGACGACGCCCAGGCGGTGTTCAAGTCCGGCACCTCGGCGATGCACCTGGAGTCGACCGGCTCGCTGCGCGGCTACCTGGACGCGGCCAAGGGCAAGTTCACCGTCTTGACGGCCCCGTTCCCGAAGCTCTCCGCCGACAGCACCGGCGGCCCGATCATCGGCGGCGCCTCTCTGTGGGTCGATGGCCCGGGTCACTCGGACGCCGAGAAGCGCGCGTCGTGGGAGTTCGTGAAGTTCGCTTCGTCGCCGGAGCAGCAGGCTGCCTGGCACACGGGTACCGGCTACTTCCCGATCAACTCCAAGGCCCTGGACCTGCCGGCCGACAAGGCGTGGGTGGCGCAGTACCCGCAGTTCACCACCGCCATCACCCAACTCCACGACACCAAGCCCTCGAACGCCTCCTCAGGCTGCATCCTCGGCGTCATGCCCCAGGCCCGCAAAGCGGCCGAAGACGGCCTGGAGAAGGCCGTCCTCGGCACCGACCCGGCCAAGGCCATGAAAGACGCCGCCGACTCCATCAAGCCCCAAATCGACCAGTACAACAAAACAGTCAAGAAGTAG
- a CDS encoding carbohydrate ABC transporter permease, with the protein MTTKSMVARPGRRPTPASLASWLLLLPCVVIFALFIVWPLGKSVSLSLHGSDLFGRPDAFVGLQHYRDMLGSSEFRHILWVTFAFVLLTVIPGVLGGLAIVLLLEQHIKGIRIFRTAFALPFAFSVASASVIFATIYNPAIGLANGILGKFGVDRIGWLTDPSWALVSVAITTVWMSIGYNVLVLSAGIGAIPTEINEAATLDGAGGWRAARYITVPMLGPQLFFLVVISTIQSLQGFGQIKILTPEGGPEQSTKTLVYSIYHTAFANNASDFGAASAQAIVLLVILLACTAIQFGVLERRVHYK; encoded by the coding sequence TTGACTACGAAATCCATGGTGGCCCGCCCCGGCCGCCGGCCGACACCGGCATCGCTTGCGTCCTGGCTGCTGCTGTTGCCGTGTGTGGTGATCTTCGCCCTGTTCATCGTCTGGCCGCTCGGCAAGTCCGTCTCGCTGTCGCTGCACGGGTCCGACCTGTTCGGCCGCCCCGATGCCTTCGTCGGGTTGCAGCACTACCGGGACATGCTCGGCAGCTCCGAGTTCCGGCACATTCTCTGGGTCACCTTCGCGTTCGTGCTGCTGACGGTGATACCGGGCGTCCTGGGCGGGCTGGCGATCGTGCTGCTGCTCGAACAGCACATCAAGGGGATCCGGATCTTCCGGACCGCCTTCGCGCTGCCGTTCGCGTTCTCGGTGGCCAGCGCTTCGGTGATCTTCGCGACCATCTACAATCCGGCGATCGGGCTGGCCAACGGGATCCTCGGCAAGTTCGGGGTGGACCGGATCGGCTGGCTGACCGACCCGTCGTGGGCACTGGTCAGCGTCGCGATCACCACCGTCTGGATGAGCATCGGCTACAACGTGCTCGTGCTGTCGGCGGGGATCGGCGCGATTCCCACCGAGATCAACGAGGCGGCCACGCTGGACGGCGCCGGCGGCTGGCGGGCGGCCCGGTACATCACCGTGCCGATGCTCGGCCCGCAACTGTTCTTCCTGGTGGTCATCTCGACGATCCAGTCATTGCAGGGGTTCGGGCAGATCAAGATCCTCACCCCTGAAGGCGGCCCCGAGCAGTCGACCAAGACGCTCGTCTACTCGATCTACCACACCGCGTTCGCCAACAACGCCAGCGATTTCGGTGCCGCGTCGGCGCAGGCGATCGTGCTTTTGGTGATCCTCCTGGCGTGTACCGCGATCCAGTTCGGCGTACTCGAGAGGCGGGTGCACTACAAGTGA
- a CDS encoding FKBP-type peptidyl-prolyl cis-trans isomerase, which yields MTDKPEIEFPEGPPPADLEITDITEGDGDEAKAGSRVNVHYVGVAHSTGEEFDASYNRGAPLAFQLGVGQVIQGWDTGVQGMKVGGRRKLVIPPHLGYGDRGAGSAIKPGETLIFVVDLISVS from the coding sequence ATGACTGACAAGCCTGAGATCGAATTTCCGGAGGGGCCGCCGCCGGCGGATCTGGAGATCACCGACATCACCGAGGGCGACGGCGACGAGGCCAAGGCCGGTTCCCGCGTCAACGTGCACTACGTGGGCGTGGCCCACTCCACCGGCGAGGAGTTCGACGCCTCCTACAACCGGGGCGCGCCGCTGGCCTTCCAGCTCGGTGTCGGCCAGGTCATCCAGGGCTGGGACACCGGCGTCCAGGGCATGAAGGTGGGCGGCCGGCGCAAGCTCGTCATCCCGCCGCACCTGGGCTACGGCGACCGCGGTGCGGGCAGCGCGATCAAGCCCGGCGAGACCCTGATCTTCGTGGTCGACCTGATCAGCGTGAGCTGA
- the purD gene encoding phosphoribosylamine--glycine ligase, whose protein sequence is MKVLVIGSGGREHALVWALSRDPEVEQVVAAPGNPGIDALQPTYDGQTIVCRPVDISDHDAVVALAQEVGADLVVVGPEAPLVAGLADPLRAAGIAVFGPSKEAAEIEGSKAFAKDVMAAASVPTGRAYVCTTPEQAAEAIDAFGPPYVVKDDALAAGKGVVVTSDRAEALEHAAGCEQVLIEEFLDGPEVSLFAITDGVTVLPMQPAQDFKRLADNDEGPNTGGMGAYTPLPWAPEGLVEEITEKVLQPTIDELRRRGTPFSGLLYAGLALTSRGVRVIEFNARFGDPETQALLPLLQTPLGGLLYAAATGKLADAEPLRWKSGASVAVVVAAKKYPAKPRSGDVISGIDQAESGGVRVFHAGTSIEDGEVVTSGGRVLAVSATGKDLDEARQRAYAGVGQILIKGSQHRTDIALKAARGEIELEPVS, encoded by the coding sequence GTGAAGGTTCTCGTAATCGGCTCTGGCGGCCGTGAACACGCACTCGTCTGGGCGCTGAGCCGGGACCCTGAGGTCGAGCAGGTCGTCGCGGCCCCGGGCAACCCTGGCATCGACGCCTTGCAACCGACGTACGACGGGCAAACGATCGTTTGCCGTCCGGTGGACATCTCGGATCATGATGCGGTCGTCGCGCTGGCTCAGGAGGTTGGCGCCGACCTGGTGGTCGTTGGGCCTGAGGCGCCGCTCGTTGCGGGGCTGGCTGATCCGCTCAGGGCTGCTGGGATCGCCGTGTTCGGGCCGTCCAAGGAAGCTGCTGAGATCGAGGGGTCCAAGGCCTTCGCCAAGGACGTGATGGCGGCGGCGAGTGTGCCGACCGGCCGGGCCTACGTCTGTACGACGCCCGAGCAGGCCGCCGAGGCGATCGATGCGTTCGGGCCCCCGTACGTGGTCAAGGACGACGCGCTTGCCGCGGGCAAGGGTGTCGTCGTCACCTCGGACCGCGCCGAGGCGCTCGAGCACGCGGCCGGCTGCGAGCAGGTGCTGATCGAGGAGTTCCTCGACGGCCCCGAGGTCTCGCTGTTCGCGATCACCGACGGCGTCACCGTGCTGCCGATGCAGCCGGCCCAGGACTTCAAACGCCTTGCGGACAACGACGAAGGCCCCAACACCGGTGGCATGGGCGCGTACACACCGTTGCCTTGGGCACCGGAAGGTTTGGTCGAGGAGATCACCGAGAAGGTGCTCCAGCCGACCATCGACGAGCTGCGCCGCCGCGGTACTCCGTTCAGCGGTCTCCTGTACGCCGGCCTGGCGCTGACCTCCCGTGGTGTCCGGGTGATCGAATTCAACGCCCGCTTCGGCGACCCGGAGACGCAGGCCCTGCTCCCGTTGCTGCAGACCCCGCTCGGCGGACTCCTGTACGCCGCCGCGACCGGCAAGCTCGCCGACGCCGAACCCCTGCGCTGGAAGTCCGGCGCCTCGGTCGCGGTCGTGGTCGCGGCCAAGAAGTACCCGGCCAAGCCCCGCAGCGGTGACGTGATCAGCGGTATCGACCAGGCCGAGTCCGGCGGCGTCCGCGTCTTCCACGCCGGTACGTCGATCGAGGACGGCGAGGTCGTGACGTCGGGCGGCCGGGTCCTCGCGGTCAGCGCCACCGGCAAGGATCTCGACGAGGCTCGCCAGCGCGCGTACGCCGGCGTCGGCCAGATCCTCATCAAGGGCTCGCAGCACCGCACCGACATCGCCCTCAAGGCAGCCCGCGGCGAGATCGAGCTCGAGCCCGTCAGCTAG
- a CDS encoding HD domain-containing protein, which translates to MVHRELAEEYPAEQLPIRWAHERGVAQQAAALGARLGGDGEVLVAAAWLHDIGYSPELVDTRFHPLDGARFLRRKGIDERVVRLVAHHTAAMLEAGERGLAGVLIGEFELEESPTADLLWYCDLTTGPRGQRLTVVERLAEIKARYGPEHPVTRFIMRAEPELLAVAERVEGGQ; encoded by the coding sequence ATGGTGCATCGAGAATTGGCTGAGGAGTACCCGGCCGAGCAACTGCCGATCCGGTGGGCTCACGAGCGAGGGGTTGCTCAGCAGGCGGCTGCGTTGGGGGCGCGGCTTGGTGGGGATGGTGAGGTGTTGGTGGCGGCTGCCTGGTTGCATGACATCGGGTACTCACCGGAGCTGGTCGACACCAGGTTTCATCCTTTGGATGGGGCCAGGTTTCTTCGCAGGAAGGGGATCGACGAGCGGGTCGTCCGCTTGGTGGCGCACCACACGGCGGCGATGCTCGAGGCCGGGGAGCGGGGGCTCGCCGGCGTACTGATCGGTGAGTTCGAGCTTGAGGAGTCGCCGACGGCCGATCTGCTCTGGTACTGCGATCTGACGACTGGGCCGCGGGGACAGCGGCTCACTGTGGTTGAGCGGTTGGCTGAGATCAAGGCACGTTATGGGCCTGAGCATCCCGTCACCAGGTTCATCATGCGTGCTGAGCCGGAGCTACTCGCGGTCGCGGAGCGGGTTGAGGGTGGTCAGTAG
- a CDS encoding bifunctional glycosyltransferase family 2/GtrA family protein — protein sequence MQTSGHPRVEIVVPVRNEEYDLGPNIRRLRAFLDSAFPFPAEVCIADNGSTDATWEIGALLASELPGVRIVRIEQPGRGRALKQVWSSGQAEVLAYMDVDLSTNLNALLPLVAPLLAGHSDVAIGSRLARGSRVVRRPKREAISRGYNLLLRATLGARFSDAQCGFKAIRRDVAVELLPLVEDTSWFFDTELLVLAERAGLRIHEVPVDWVDDLDSRVAIAKTVVEDLRGIARLSKNLGRGRIPLEPVRQAFGRPSIADPRTALAARVLRFAGVGVVSTLAYILLYLALRHAMPAQVANVLALLITAVGNTALNRRVTFGVRGVENRTKHQLRGLVTFGIGWALTASALWLLHAAVAVPAHSVEITVLTVANLAATVVRFSLFQAWVFDDEAPTFPTLEPTAVLDSTRSN from the coding sequence ATGCAGACATCAGGTCATCCTCGGGTCGAGATCGTCGTACCCGTTCGCAATGAGGAGTACGACCTCGGTCCCAATATTCGGCGGCTGCGCGCGTTCCTGGACAGTGCGTTCCCGTTTCCGGCCGAGGTCTGCATCGCCGACAACGGCAGTACCGACGCCACCTGGGAGATCGGGGCGCTGCTGGCCTCCGAGCTGCCGGGCGTCCGGATCGTCCGGATCGAGCAGCCGGGTCGTGGTCGCGCGCTGAAACAGGTCTGGTCGTCCGGTCAGGCGGAAGTCCTGGCCTACATGGACGTCGACCTCTCCACCAATCTCAACGCGCTGCTTCCGCTGGTGGCTCCGCTGCTGGCCGGGCACAGTGATGTGGCCATCGGCTCCAGGCTCGCCCGGGGTTCGCGGGTGGTCCGGCGACCGAAGCGGGAGGCGATCTCGCGCGGCTACAACCTGTTGCTCCGGGCAACCTTGGGGGCGAGGTTCTCGGATGCGCAGTGCGGCTTCAAAGCGATCCGGCGGGACGTCGCCGTCGAGTTGCTGCCGCTCGTCGAGGACACCAGCTGGTTCTTCGACACCGAGCTCCTGGTACTTGCCGAGCGCGCCGGCCTGCGGATCCACGAGGTACCGGTCGACTGGGTCGACGACCTCGACTCGCGGGTCGCGATCGCCAAGACCGTCGTCGAGGACCTGCGCGGGATCGCCCGGCTGAGCAAGAACCTCGGCCGCGGCCGGATCCCGCTGGAGCCCGTGCGACAGGCATTCGGCCGGCCTTCCATCGCTGACCCGCGGACGGCACTGGCTGCTCGCGTACTACGTTTCGCCGGCGTCGGCGTGGTGAGCACGCTCGCGTACATCCTTCTGTACTTGGCTTTGCGGCACGCGATGCCGGCCCAGGTCGCGAACGTGCTCGCGTTGCTGATCACCGCGGTCGGCAACACCGCCCTCAACCGTCGCGTCACGTTCGGCGTCCGGGGTGTGGAGAACCGCACCAAGCACCAACTGCGTGGACTCGTCACCTTCGGCATCGGCTGGGCCCTGACCGCTTCAGCGCTGTGGCTGCTGCACGCGGCGGTCGCAGTACCGGCGCACAGCGTCGAGATCACCGTCCTGACGGTCGCCAACCTGGCCGCGACGGTGGTCCGGTTCAGCCTCTTCCAGGCCTGGGTCTTCGACGACGAGGCGCCCACCTTCCCAACTCTCGAACCCACGGCGGTTCTCGACAGCACCCGGAGTAATTGA